In Phycisphaerae bacterium, the genomic stretch TCCCAGCAGCGAACCATGGAAATGAACCGATTCGCCTGCGACTTCGTGCACAAGGGAGGCCTGGGCAGACTCAAGAAAGCACAGGGCGTCTGTTACACCGGTCCGCGCGACTACGAGGGACTCCCGCCGCAGCCAGTCCCCGAGGGCGACGACTGGAACGTCTGGCAAGCCCAGACCGAGGCCCGCCCCTTCAACCACGCCCTTCAGTTCGGCTGGATGGGCTGGCGCGACTACTCCGGCGGCGAAATGACCAACTGGGGCGCCCACGGCGTCGACCAGATCCAGTGGGCCTTGGGAATGAGCGATAGCGGCCCGGTCGAAATCTGGCCAACCAGCCCCGGCCCCCACGGCGCTGTCTCGATGAAGTACCCCGGCGGAATCCAGGTGGACTACGACATGCCCCAAGGCCCCATGGGAGGCGGCGTGTTCATCGGCGAAAACGCCAAGATGGTCATCGACCGCAACGTGTTCACTACCGAGCCGGCCGGCGTGGTCGCCAATCCGCCCGACCCGGGCGTGGCCAAGGCCTGGGAAGGGCCGGACTGGGTCTCGCGGCCGCACATGCAGAACTGGATCGACTGTATCAAGAGTCGCCAGCGCCCCAACGCGGATGTGGAGATCGGCCACCGCTCGATCAGCGTGTGCCACCTGGCCAATATCGCTCGCCAGATCGGGCGTCGGCTTCGCTGGGATCCGGAGCGGGAAGTCTTCCCCGGCGATGAGGAGGCTAATGCCTACCTGGACCGCCCCCGCCGCAAGGGCTGGGAGCTGCCCACCATCACATAGGGTGAGGAACGCATCACCAGGCCGGTGTGGTACCGGCGTCTGACCGCCGAGTCGTCAGTGGCTCAGGATGAACGCGGTGAGAACCATCGGATGATTCGTTGGCACGACGCTTGTCGTCCCATCTGTTACGCGAGGAGAATACGACTGTGAAAAAGAACTCCTGGATGCTCGTCGCTCTGATCGGGAGCGTGGGGTCCGCGGCCAGCATGGCCCAGGATGCAAGCTCGATTTCCAGGCAATACAGGGCCTTGAAGGTCCCTGCCCCCTCGCCCGGCTCAACCTGGGCGGTGCTCGACAAGAACGGAGCCAATGCCAAGGTCACTCCCTATTTGTCCTCGCTAGGCCATGGAGAGGCCGGAACGGGCGTCATGACCTCGCCGCCGTTCATCATCGGCGCCAGGAAGATCACCTTCACCATCTGCGGCCACGACGGACAGACCGGCGGCCACGGGGCCAACTTCGTCGCCCTGGTCGATGCGCGCAAGGGCAACGTGCTGATGAAGACCGCCCCGCCGCAAAACGACGCCATGCAGGAACGTGAATGGGACGTGAGCGGGCTCCAGGGAACCGAGGTCCGGATCGAGGCCCGCGACGGCGATGCCGGCGGCGCGTTCGCCTGGATGGGCATCGGTTGGATTGACGCCGGCGACGCCCTACGCGTCGACTTCAAGAACGGCATGCCCAGGGGCTGGGCCCAGACGCAGAAGAAAGAGGAGATGCGCTACGAAACCGTCGCCGGCGGCGTTCCCTTCAAACGGCTTGCCGAGGCATATACCGTCGTCCCCGGCAGCGGATCGGTCCAGATCCCCTGCGGCTTCACCGCAACCCGCCTGTTCTTCCTCGGCTGCACCGCCCACCACTTCAAACCGCTCGAGTCCTTCGCGGGTATCGAAGTCCACTACCGCGCCAGCTCGCCCGACGTCTTTCCCCTGATGTGCGGCTTCACGCTCGACGGAACCTACAAAACGCTGAGCCCGTCACCGGCTATGTACCTCCACGCCTCCGCGGATCCTTACCAGCACTACCTGGTGATCAAGACCCGCGCCGAAGTGATCGAGAAGATCCGGTTGGTCGCGCAGCCCGACCGCTTCCCAATCCCGCGGATCACGGCCATCACCGCCGAGACCACCGCCGAATCCGAACAGCTCATGCCCCTCCCCGACGCGTCCCAGCCGGCCGACGAGTCCGCCTGGATCGACGCCCACGGTCTGTTGCCCGGCTCGCCTGATCTGGGCGATATCATCGACCGGATCCGCCGTGCCCATCACATCCCGCCTGAGGCCGCCACCCCCGTCGGCTTCAAGAAGCTGCAGCTCGACACCGCCTTTCGCAGCGAGGGCGTGGCCGTGGCCGATCTCGACGGCGATGGCCAACTCGACATCGCTGCGGGAAGCGTCTACTACGCCGGGCCCGACTGGAAGAGGGTCCCCATCCTCGCCGAGGCCAGGGAATTCAACCGCTTCGGCTATAGCGATGCGTTCCTGTGCTTCGCCGATGATGTCAATGGTGACGGCAAGCTCGATCTCGTGGAGGTCGGCTTCCCGGGCAAGCAGACGTTCTGGTTCGCCAATCCCGGCAAACGCGGCGAGACCTGGAAGCAGTATCTGGCCATCGAACAAACCGGCAACGAGACACCCGCCTACACCGACATCAACGGCGACGGCCGCAAAGAACTCATCTTCGTGGACGACGGGAAGGGGCAGTGTGCCCTGGCCCAGCCTGGCCAGGACCCCGCCCGACCCTGGACCATGACGCCCATCTCACCACCCGACAAGTCAGCCCCGCCCCCCGCCCACGGGCTCGGCGTCGGCGACATCAACGCCGACGGCCGGCTCGACGTGGTCTTTCCCCAAGGATGGTACGAAGGCCCAGCCGACAAGAAAGCGACCCCCTGGCCGTTCCACGCCGCAACCCTCTTCGGCGAGGCCCAACTCTGCGTCTCGGATTTCGACGGCGACGGCGACAGCGATGTGCTTGGCACCAGCGCCCACCGCTACGGCATCGCTTGGACCGAGCAAACACCGAACGGCTGGCAAAGGCACGACATCGACGACGCTATCTCCCAAACTCACGCCATCGCGGTGGCCGACATCAACGGCGACGGCCTCCCCGACTTCGTGACCGGCAAACGCTTCTGGGCCCACAACGGCAACGATCCCGGCTCGTTCCAGCCCGCCTGCCTGTTCTGGTTCGAGCAGAAACGCGAGGCCGGCCGCCCAACCTGGCTCAGGCATACCATCGACACCAACAGCGGCGTCGGCCTGCACCTCGCGATTGTGGATCTCAACGGAGACAGACTCCCTGACCTGGTCACCGCCAACAAGAAGGGCGTGTTCATCTTCCAGCAGCTGCCGACCGGGGAGAAGGCGGCACGCTGAGCCTGCCACATCCCGTGCCACGTCCCTGCATGCGGAAAGGCCTCAAGGCCTTGCCGCGGGCGTGCTCCCCTTCCCGCCGGCTGGATCGCCCTGACTGTCTCGACGTCTCACTTCTGGCCGTCGGTGTTTGAACTCCTCGGCTTTGCAGCCTCACCCTTCCACCACAACGTTGTCTATCAACCGGGCCGGTCCGATGTGGACGGCCAGAGCAATGAGACATCGACCGGCAACCGTCGTCTTCGGGACGAGGTTGTCCGCGTCGACGATTTCAACATAGTCGATCCGGCACAAACCGGACGACGCAATCCGCTTGCGCATTTCCGCCACCAGCGCCGCGACATCACGCTGGCCGGCGGCGATCGTCTGCTGAGCCCACCTGAGCGCCCCGGACAGGCAGAGCGCCTGCCTCCGGTCGGCAGGGGACAGGTACATGTTCCGGCTGGACATGGCCAGACCGTCAGGCTCGCGGATGATCGGACAGGTAACAATCTCCAACGGGAAGCACAGGTCGCGGACCATCCGCCGGATGACCGCGACCTGCTGGGCGTCTTTCTGGCCGAAATAGGCCCGGTCCGGCTGGACGATGTTGAACAGCTTGGCAACCACCGTGGCCACCCCATCGAAGTGGCCCGGACGAAACCGCCCACACAACCCTTCGGTGAGGCGGGCGACTGCCACGCGCGTGGTCTCGCCCACCGGATACATCTCCTCAACCGAAGGCATGAATACTGTGTCTACTCTTTCGTCAGCGCAACAGGCTAGGTCGGCCTCGGCCGGGCGGGGATACCGCTGGTAATCCTCGCTCGGGCCAAACTGCGTCGGGTTGACGAAGATCGACACCACGACCTCCTGGCACTGTTGGCGCGCGATCCGCATGAGGGAGCGGTGCCCCTCGTGCAGGGCCCCCATGGTGGGTACAAACCCGATCGTCCGGCCGGCACGGCGAGCGGGGGCAAGGCCGCTTCGGAGATCGTGGATTGTATCTATCTTTCGCATTGACAAGCACCTATAGCAGCATGGCCCGAAAAGAAGCCCGCCGCACCACCCAGCCGTCAGGCCCAAACGGCATGGCGTTGACAGGCCGCCGGAACGGCCGATACTCTTCCTTGGCCGTCATGAACTTCTCGCATCTAACCCTTTTATGGCCGCGGTGTCTATACCAATGACGGAATCGAACCGGCCGCTGTTCACGGAGGACGCAGGCAAGCGAGACGCCGCCTGGGTCCGTGCCGCGTTGGCTGGGGATTCCGGCGCCTTTGGCAATTTGGTGGAGACGTACCAGCGGGCCGCGGTGGCGACTTCCTACCGACTGCTGAGCAACAGCGATGACGCTCAGGAAATCGCCCAGGACGCCTTCCTGAAAGCGTACCAGTCATTGTCACGGCTGCACGACCCGACGCGATTCGGCCCCTGGCTGCTGCGAATCGTCAGCAACCTGTCGCTGAACGCCCGCCGCTCGCGGCGGTCGAACCAGTCGGTCACGCTGGACGAGGAACAGGGCACCGGCAACGATTCCGACCGGACCACGTTCAGCCCCGGGCCAGATCGCCGGACCGAAGGCCGGGAGCTGCAAACGGCCGTCGATCTTGCCCTCCTGCGGCTGCCTGAGAAGCAGCGTTTGGCCCTGTTGCTGTTCACCGTCGAGGGCTGGGCCCAGAAGGACATCGCCGAGGTCCTGGAGTGCAGCCTCGAAACCGTGAAGTGGAACGTCTTCCAGGGCCGTAAGAAGTTGAAGGAGCTTTTAGGGGACCAGCTGACCAGATGAGGGACACGGGACATAGCGTATACTCCATCGCCGCATGGGGCAGGCCGTCATGAACAGGCAAATCGACGAGCGTGATGAGTTGCTGCTGAGCAGGCTGCTGGACGGCGATCTGACGGAGCCCGAAGAAATTGAGCTTGCAGCCCGACTCGAGCGCGAGCCTGAGTTGCGGGCCTCGCGCGATGCGCTGGCCCGGCTGAATCAGGCCCTTGTCGCCCGGCGGCAGGACGTCCCGAACGTCGATTGGGCGCGATTTCGGTCGCGGGTCATGGACTCGGTCGAAACGCAGTCCTCAGCCGCCCGGCTCATCCGCTTCCCACGCTGGCTGCGAGTGACCGCGCCCCTGGCCGCAGCGGCAGTCCTGGCGCTTGTCATCCTGGCCAGCCGCCCTCCCGGCTCGGTTACGCATCACAACCGGAAACCGGCAGAGGTCGTGACCCTCGGAGCGCCACACCACGGCCAGGGCGGCGTGCTCCTCGTGCAATACGATCGCCCAGCCGCGACCATGAGCCCTCCCACTGCCCAGGCGTCCGTCGTTCAGGTAAACTACGTCCAGTCCGCCGAGCTGCAGGAGGCCACTCGACGAATCGACAAGGCTCGCGAGAATCAGCCATCCTGGCGAGTCTATACCGCCCACGGATCGGCATCCTCGCCGATCTCGGCCGACATGTTGGATACCCCGCCGTTGTGACCATCGGGGTGAGACTGGCGTCCGGCCCTCGCGAAGCCAGACGCGTTCGCTGGAGTGAGTGATGCCTCGATACTTCGTTCTGACCGTGCGTTACCTGATCGTTACGGTTGCGGCCCTCGTGTTGGCCCCCTCCTTCGTCCTCGCCGCGGACGCCGGAGCCCAGCCTCAACCTGCGCCGCCAGGGGAAGCTTCGGGCAGCGCCGCCACGGCGGCGACGCCCGCTACCCCACCTCCGGCAACTCCAACTGAACAGACCAGGACAAGCTCCGACGCCTCGATCCCGGGCGATGAACCCGACGAGCATGAGATCCGGATCATCAAGGCACTCGAGCAACCCACCAAGCTGGAGGTTCAGAACACCCCTATCCAGAAGGCCCTGCAACAGCTGGCCGACAGCACCGGGATTCCGATTCGCCTGGCAACAGGCACCGCGTCACTGCTCCCCTACGGCTCTCAGACCAAC encodes the following:
- a CDS encoding VCBS repeat-containing protein, which codes for MKKNSWMLVALIGSVGSAASMAQDASSISRQYRALKVPAPSPGSTWAVLDKNGANAKVTPYLSSLGHGEAGTGVMTSPPFIIGARKITFTICGHDGQTGGHGANFVALVDARKGNVLMKTAPPQNDAMQEREWDVSGLQGTEVRIEARDGDAGGAFAWMGIGWIDAGDALRVDFKNGMPRGWAQTQKKEEMRYETVAGGVPFKRLAEAYTVVPGSGSVQIPCGFTATRLFFLGCTAHHFKPLESFAGIEVHYRASSPDVFPLMCGFTLDGTYKTLSPSPAMYLHASADPYQHYLVIKTRAEVIEKIRLVAQPDRFPIPRITAITAETTAESEQLMPLPDASQPADESAWIDAHGLLPGSPDLGDIIDRIRRAHHIPPEAATPVGFKKLQLDTAFRSEGVAVADLDGDGQLDIAAGSVYYAGPDWKRVPILAEAREFNRFGYSDAFLCFADDVNGDGKLDLVEVGFPGKQTFWFANPGKRGETWKQYLAIEQTGNETPAYTDINGDGRKELIFVDDGKGQCALAQPGQDPARPWTMTPISPPDKSAPPPAHGLGVGDINADGRLDVVFPQGWYEGPADKKATPWPFHAATLFGEAQLCVSDFDGDGDSDVLGTSAHRYGIAWTEQTPNGWQRHDIDDAISQTHAIAVADINGDGLPDFVTGKRFWAHNGNDPGSFQPACLFWFEQKREAGRPTWLRHTIDTNSGVGLHLAIVDLNGDRLPDLVTANKKGVFIFQQLPTGEKAAR
- a CDS encoding sigma-70 family RNA polymerase sigma factor, with protein sequence MTESNRPLFTEDAGKRDAAWVRAALAGDSGAFGNLVETYQRAAVATSYRLLSNSDDAQEIAQDAFLKAYQSLSRLHDPTRFGPWLLRIVSNLSLNARRSRRSNQSVTLDEEQGTGNDSDRTTFSPGPDRRTEGRELQTAVDLALLRLPEKQRLALLLFTVEGWAQKDIAEVLECSLETVKWNVFQGRKKLKELLGDQLTR
- a CDS encoding Gfo/Idh/MocA family oxidoreductase, yielding MTSGNQISRRAVLKRGAAASIGVAAPYIIPGGVLAAPGRPGANDRVILGFIGTGGRARQLMNHVPAEGRIVAICDCYLQRCVETLKEKKTEWTSYQYHQKMLEKEKLDAVVVATTDHARVLPCIHACQAGLDIYAEKPLTLTIREGRVLVNAVRKYKRIFQVGSQQRTMEMNRFACDFVHKGGLGRLKKAQGVCYTGPRDYEGLPPQPVPEGDDWNVWQAQTEARPFNHALQFGWMGWRDYSGGEMTNWGAHGVDQIQWALGMSDSGPVEIWPTSPGPHGAVSMKYPGGIQVDYDMPQGPMGGGVFIGENAKMVIDRNVFTTEPAGVVANPPDPGVAKAWEGPDWVSRPHMQNWIDCIKSRQRPNADVEIGHRSISVCHLANIARQIGRRLRWDPEREVFPGDEEANAYLDRPRRKGWELPTIT
- a CDS encoding pantoate--beta-alanine ligase yields the protein MRKIDTIHDLRSGLAPARRAGRTIGFVPTMGALHEGHRSLMRIARQQCQEVVVSIFVNPTQFGPSEDYQRYPRPAEADLACCADERVDTVFMPSVEEMYPVGETTRVAVARLTEGLCGRFRPGHFDGVATVVAKLFNIVQPDRAYFGQKDAQQVAVIRRMVRDLCFPLEIVTCPIIREPDGLAMSSRNMYLSPADRRQALCLSGALRWAQQTIAAGQRDVAALVAEMRKRIASSGLCRIDYVEIVDADNLVPKTTVAGRCLIALAVHIGPARLIDNVVVEG